The window GACAATCTCCTGGATACTGGATACAGAGACCCCAACTGCAAGCCCAAGGCTGCTTGATGAGCAGGGAATAACGATAATAGATGCCATTGGTCACTTAATGAGTGTTCAAAACTTATAAAACATTAATAGTGACAGTTAGCCCCAGTCAAATGGGCAGTTTTCATCCTTACAACCTCATCACGAGAAAAATGTTTATCTTTCTTaaactgatgctgctgctgctaagttgcttcagtcgtgtccaactctgtgtgaccccacagatggcagcccaccaggctccgccgtccctgggattttccaggcaagaacactggagtgggttgccatttccttctccaatgcatgaaaatgaaaagtgaaagtgaagtcgctcagttgtgtccaactcttcgcgaccccgtggactgcagcctaccaggctcctccatctatgggatttaccaggcaagagtactggagtgggttgccattgacttctccattaAACTGATGAGAATACTGAAAAAGATGTCAtagctcattctttttttaaaacaaaactttaaaaaataattttatttttggctgtgctgggtctttgcacttcgaggacttttctctagttgccacaagcagaggctactctgtgttgtggtgtgtgggcttctcactgtggtggtttcttctgttgcagagcacaagctctagagcacaggttcagtagttgtggcccacaggcttaactgctctgcagcatgtgggatcttcccggatcagggattgaacacgtatgtccagcattggcaggcagattcttaaccaccgaatcaccagagaagcccctcatTAACTCAGATACGTGTTTTCAGATGTGGATATCCTACaaacaaaatacatttataatataaaactCCACAAAAATACGGTCACCTTTTACTTatccatcaaatatttattaagtgtttgGTGTGGGCTGGGTACTATACAGGTTGATGCAGACAGAACAGTGTTTAAAATATCAAGGCTCCTGCTCTCACTAAGTTTACAGTCTAGCTGAGACCACTACTCAGTAAAAGAATCAAAACTTCAGCTTGTGAGAATTGCTGTGAAAGCAATAAGCATGGAAATGTGACCAAGTATAATATGAGGGTTAGGGGAAGGAAGACAGGGACTCAGTGTGGCTGAGGGGTGACATCGGAACTGAGACCTCAGAGCCATCCAGGGGCCTTCACTCTGGGCTATGGAAGTGCCAGGAAATAGGTCCTCTCGGTCCTACACCCCAGAGCTCCTGCGAGCAGCCTCTTTCGAGGCTCCCTGAAGGGCAACCTGAGCGGTCTGAGTCTGCTCTATGCCCCTCGGTTGGCACAGAGGTGAGCAGATAAGCAGATAAATGAGCACCACTCAGTGCTCCATAGGATGTGTTGAGCACGGTCCAAGAGGTGCTCTAGACCCCAGACCCCGGCTTTAGTCCCACAAGGCAGGGAGCATCATGGACCAGGAACCTGAGGCCTACTGTGCCAAGTGCCCAAGGAGTACTGGTGTGGCCCAAAATGCAACCAGAGTTGAGGACAAGGAAGCTGAATAGAGCTGCTGGTGCAGATTTGAATTTCTGTCCTCCTACCAGGTATTTCTTGCTATTTTAGACTTTTTGGTGGTGACCAAGGCACCTACAGGATGACTGCTTAGCAACACATGTGTATTTTGAAAATTGGAggtacaatttaaaaatacttgattttCAAAAAGCTTAGCTGGATTCAAAATCCATTCACAAGAAATTCCAAGACTACACTTGTcaatgaaagaaagggaagaattttaaatacataacTCCAACAGTTACACTTTTTTGAATgactgaaaattatattttaaagtttttcaatGATAAGAACATCAAGAATCTGAAGAGATCTTCATTCTAAAGTCTTGATCAGGAATAGTATGTGGTCATTTCAAGTTTAAAACCTCAACATTTCTCgttaaaaactttgaaaacattttatttgcgAGTTTTACACAAGTTTGatattgattttctttaaaatgcaattattttctcctatatgattatgtaatataaaaacatataataaaagttttaatCAAGTTCCATATGAATGGCTCCAAATCCCCTTCAGTTTTCTTCTGTGGACCTTATAAAAAGGATCTTTTTCTAAGAAATATGGGAAAGTGCAAAATGTTGCCTTAGAAGATAAGGGAGCCAGCTCTGTGTAAACCTTATTCGTaagtgctcagtcacttggttgtgtccgactcttttccaccctgcctggctcctctatccatggaattttccaggcaagaatagtggaacaggtcgccatttcctcctcccagggattgaaccagggtctcctgcatctcctgcattggcaggtgcattcttttaccactgagccacttggactCCTGTGTAAACCTTGGGGAGAGCATTTAACCTGCAAAACAGTGTAATgaccctcagcagtgaagacTTTGAAAGATAAGGTAGTTGGGTTGCAGCAGAATGTCACTAGGGAGGGCAGGGGTGATGCCAGGCCCTGCATTTTAACCAAGAGCAGTGGGAGGCCTCCAAATAGATTTATGGAAGGGTGTGACTTAATCCAATTTACATTCTATAAATCTAATCTCTGCATGCAATGTAGAGAATGGAATACAGAGGGGCAAGAGTGGAAAGAGAAAGGTCATATAGAAAGTGACTGAAGGGACAGGCAAGAGGAGAGGAGCAGGTCATTCTGATAAGTTTTTCAGAGGAAGGACCAACAGGACTATGGGGATGAAAAAAAGGGAGGCTAAGTAGGATGCCTGAGTTTTTTGGTCTGAACAATTAAGTAAATCATAATGCCATTtactgggcaagactgaaggagGGACAATTAAGGAAAGAGGACTGGGATCCAAAGCCTCAAGACATATTTTTCAACAAAGTGCAACTAGAGAGAATCATAGATGATAAGAGATTTAATGGAcatagtagtgttagttgcttagtcgtgtctgactctgtgatcccgtggactgtagcccatcaagcttctctgtccatagaattcttcaggcaagaatactggagtgggtagccattctcttcttcagggatctcctccacccagggattgaacctgcatctcctacattagcaggcggattctttatcactgagccatctgggaagcccaaccagaCACCTACCCAACTGCGAAACATACTTGATCCTACAACTAGGATCAAAAACTTGTGGCCTATCTTCACACATAAATAtcacttccattttacagatggacagCTAAGTAGGTTCAGATAGTCCAAGATTAGAATTATGTCATCTAAAAGTTTTCCTGGccctcagaaatatttttaagtcaaAAAATGGAAGCTATGGAAAAATCTAGCAGATAAAGAGAACATTACCTATGTCATTCAACATTGTTTGAAGAGATGATTAATTTAATTGATGTGTATCAGCATTCCTGGGAAAAAGCCAACaaatattttggtttcctcaaaacaaaacaaaaaacaaacaaaaaaaaacccttttcttGGCGCAAATTATAGGAACTCTTCGCTGGCAGCTCAGCCTAAGCTTTTTTGCATATGTGCTATTAGGACAGGCTTGCAAATTGCATGTGTTCTGCACAGCAACCACAGACACTTAACAttcattaaataataatgaaacaggaggactggattttgtttgtttgtttctcctgtGTCTTTTCGTCACTtaagtgaccttggacaaatctaTTCCCTCGCTCATATCTGATTTCAGGGTAATGTTTATGACTAAGATGCCTTATAAGAGCTTCAGAGTATCAAGAGTAGTTATGCTCTCCATCTATGAAATTTATCTCCTTCACTATTCTATGGGATGTCTGCACGACACTTCTATTGAAAACCTTCGCACGTAGTTTCAAGTGTTGTCAAAGCCATCTAGGGACGGTGCATATATTCTAAGGCCAATGAAATGACAACGTGGGTAACTTGAACCTGAAATCTGTCTCCTATGCTACTGAGAATTGGAAAATGGATAAATGTGATGATCCCCAAAGACGTTTTCCTTACTTCTGCCGCTTACCGCCGCATCCAAACTATTCAGAAGCTGCTGACATTTGACTATACAGCATTTGGCAATTCTACCTAAAACTGAAATGGTTAAAAAGCCGAACTGGCTGGTAGAACAGCTGCCAAGGCTGGTATTCAGGCCCTGGGGCAGTTAGCTGTGTATTCCATATATTGTTTTAGAAGCTTACAAAATACAGCCATCTTGCATCAGGCATCCCGACCCAGAAAGAAGGCGAGCCCCGTCCCTGGCCGTCTCCGTCGGCCTGGAGATGCCACCTGCGAGGAGCCAGGCGTCCCAGGTGGCAGAGTTCTCGCGGACCGCCTGCAGCCTGCAACCTGCACCGCGGGACCGCCACGGCCCGAGCCGGTGTCTTGAGTGAATAAAGTTGTCTGCGGGCTGCCCGGCCGCACCTGGCCCGTAGCGAAAGCAGGGAAACGGCCGCCGGCAGTCCTGCCAGTGCTAGCGCAGCCCCCACCGAATGTAGGCGCGGGGTGCAAGGTTTCTATTTGCAAGCTTCCTGTCGGGTAGTGTTTGCAACTGGGGCGCGGAGACTGGGCCGGCGGtgtcctcctccccgcccccacgccGTCCGGGGCGCCTCGGGGACGCGCGCCGGAGCGGGGCgccccctccctcaccctccCCGCCGCTGCCCGAGATGCCCGCAGGCCGGGCGTTCACCCGCCGCGCCTCCTcccgcccgcccctccccccaactTCCCCCTCGGCGCCCCAAACCCGAGCTTCCTGAGTTCCATGACGTGTGCGCACGGAGCTGGGTGGGAGTGCGGGGCCGGGGAGCTGGAGTTAAAACGGGGGCGGGCGGGCGGCCGTCTCGGCGGGAGCCGGCGGCCCTTCAGCGTGTCTTTTGTGTTTGTACACACACTGCGCGAGGCAGCCGGGAGGAGGGAGCGGGCGGCGCGCGGGGGAGGGGCGAGCGCGCGCCAGCGAACGGGCgcgcggggggaggggggaggcgggGCGCGagcgagggggcgggggcggggccgagcCTTCCCTCCATTGTGTGTGATTGGTTGGCGCGcggcgcgggggcggggcggctTGTGTTGGGGGATAGCCTCGGTGTCAGCCATCTTTCAATTGTGTTCGCAGCCGCCGCCGCGCCGCCGTCGCTCTCCAACGCCAGCGCCGCCTCTAGCTCGCCGAGCTCCAGCCGAAGGAGAAGGGGGGTAAGTTTCCCCGTCTGCCCGCTTCCCCGGAACCGAGTCCCGCTTGCCGTCAGCCCCGGGCCGGGCCCCGGCGGTGCCGGGAGGGGACCCAGGGTCCCTCCGGCTTGGCCCCAAAACTTTTTGGCCCAGAAATGGAGGTGAGGAGCGAGTTTTCCTCTCCCCTCAGGCAGCGGCGGCTCCGGCGGCTCCCCAGTCTCTCGTCGCCTCAGCCCAACAGCAGCAACCGCCGCGTCGCCGAGCCTGCTCTCCCTCCCCGCGCCCCTGGCTCCTTTTTCTTCGGTGAAATCCCGCCCGCCGCCCCTTCCCGGGACCCCAGACCTTCACCACGACCCGCGCGGGCCTCTTAACTACCGACCCCGGACCCCGGACCCCAGTTTTCGGGCGGGAAAAGGGTGGAAATCGCCGCTGCTTCCCACCCTGGGGTAACTCGCTTTTTGCTGCCTCCCCACAGTTGTTGCTAAGCTTCACCATCTTGTCTCTCTTCTCTGGTCACCGACCATATTTTTTCCCCCGTTTCTCTCTTCCCCATttcaaaaaaggaggaaaaaattttaaagagaaacatttttttctcctttttagagAAGCGGAAACTTGATGCatttgaaatgcaaaaaaaacttTTGCATTTTGGAGGGCGGCACGTGGCAGGGGATGGAGTATTTTCGAGCGATTTGGTGTTTTGTCTCTTTGGAAAGGAATCGGATACGTTTTGcgattgtttccattttgttctgGTCTGGGAGCCGAGTTTGTGCCTGCGCGAGACGCTAGGAGCGAGGCGGGCAGGCTGGGGGACCCTGTGTTGAGGGGCCGGAGGAGGCGAAACCAAAAGTTTATGCGGTGCTTGAGGTGGACCAGTCGGCCAGTCTAGTGCGTTAATTAAAGCCTGGGTGCggggcaatttttttttattatttcattgcgAATCCTCTGAGGACTGGACTCGAGGGCGGTGCTTTGTAGAATGCTCGCTGTTGGTAGCTGTTGTTCCTCTTGTTTTTTGAGACGTCTTTTTGTCAACAGAACTGTAGAGATGCAAAACCAGGAATGTTTTCAGATATTTACAGCAATCTATCAACTGCCAGACGTAAAGGGGGGGCGGCGGCGAGGGGGGGGTGACTAAAACCTTTTTTGCTGTAATTTGACTCGACCTTTCTGTGGTTTGGCTTAGTTCTTTTGACTTGTTCGTGGATGGAATGTTTACAGACATTTCTAATTTccagtttatttaaagaaatggaagcGAAGGCTGTTGGGGGGTCTTTTTGTTTTGCCGTTTATCGCTCAGATTGGGCATTTTGAGAGATGACTCGTGTTAAGGCTAACAATTTTCTAGTACTACAGTTTGTTTCAAAAAGTCATATTTGGGTGGTAGATGTAATCTGCACCCTTTCAAATTATATAACATtatggccttttctttttctttaatactaATCATAATTTCCAGATTGGGGGGGTAGTGGCAGGAAAACTTGTGTGTGTGGTAGTTGCATATGGTGATTTTTGGTTTTTCCGATGCTGGTAGGTAAGTAAGGAGGTCTCTATACCATGGCTCGTACAAAGCAGACTGCCCGCAAATCGACCGGTGGTAAAGCACCGAGGAAGCAACTCGCTACAAAAGCCGCTCGCAAGAGTGCGCCCTCTACTGGAGGGGTGAAGAAACCTCATCGTTACAggtattttaaaagaggaaaaatgaaagaaagtcttGTCTCCCATAATCTAATAAAAAGATGTATAAGCATACTTTCTTCTTTAGAGAATCTGTTTTTCcctttgttaaatatttaatactttaaaatgtgtatataattTAGTGTTAGGTTTTATTGGGAATATGTTTAATTTTGAATCTAATCGTGCCCATAGCCCAAAGAAGACGTTGTATCTCTAATAACGTTAATAGGATAGACTAACATTTTTACTTAGCTGTTAggtgtaatatatatgttttaaatagaaaagtgttgttttttaaatacatttttgaggCTACTCTGGCATCTGGTAAAATAATTTAATCAAGATGGGGACATTGTGTTATACATAAGTTCTTCGTTTACTTGGATTGGTTTTTCCTTCTATTGGCATATTTAGTTTTGAACTACCCTGAGCAGTGTTATTGAGTGCATCTACCATTAGAGGGCAGAAGTTGTCTGTATTTACCCTCTGTAAATGATTAGCCTAAAGTAAAAGTGTAAGAAATTAAGTCAGGATTGAGGTAAATTTCTTGCTTAAAATtacttaaaggaaaaaatttccATATGGAAAATACAACACAAAAGAGTGTTCATCAGTTTAATCATTCATGAGGGATGTGCAGTGTCAAAGGTATTCTAGGAAATTGAACGTAAATactgtgtgtttttttaagtgaagCTCATTGGGTTGTGCTGGTAGATCTTTCAGAAGAATGGGGGGTGCTAGTGGGAAGAATGAGAGTGGTGTCAAATTAAGTCTGAAAAACTTTGACTTCTTTATTAGTGTCCTAGTACCTTCCCAAGTTGTAATTATAACAGAAGTTGGTGATGTTtatgttaaagatgaagaaaattaagGGGACTGTGATTATTAAACTCCCTGCCAGGAATCTGCTTTaatatcatgtttttttttttcttaaaagtattGTGTTACTTCTAACAGATTTGAATATTTAGGTCATAAATTAATAAGTGAAAGTTGATACAAAAGCTGAAGAAAGTTAggtgatttattttttgaaaagggACTCCATCTCTTTGAAGCTGATGACCACTCTTCTAAGTTCTCTTATGTATTTGGTAACCAtttctttaatgttttgttttaaaggccTGGTACTGTGGCACTCCGTGAAATTAGACGTTATCAGAAGTCCACTGAACTTCTGATTCGCAAACTTCCCTTCCAGCGTCTGGTGCGGGAAATTGCTCAGGACTTCAAAACAGATCTGCGCTTCCAGAGTGCAGCTATTGGTGCTTTGCAGGTAAAATGGTGGGTGGGAAAGGTTCTGAGAGTTGGCTGGTTCTGCTTTGTACCAAGAACATCTCtaaatttgtatatatacaaGCATATACAAATGCTTATATATCACCAGCCAGTGAGATAGGTCTTAATGTTTCACTGTTGAGATATCAGAAAGGTTAAGTTGCTTGAGGTTATACAAACagatatgatttaaaatttttaaacattgcagtgtttaaaggaaaaaaatatcctcTGGTTTGACTTACAGTTGCTGCTGGATATTAGGAAGTCATGGGGCCAAAGGTCTGTATTGGTAATTAGTTTCAAACAGGGAAtgatataaaaggaaaattagaataAATGGCTTCTTGGACCTGAAGAGGCAGTTGCAAGTGGAGAGAACATAATATCTGGGATAGAACTAGATAACATTAAAGAATTACGCATTGAGGTAAAAGAAACTTGAGTGGTAGTTAGGATTGGATTGACAACAGGGAGAAAAAGATGTTACTGGGCTTGTAAAGAGAGAAGTTTGAAGACATGTAGTTTGTTTAAGGGGATTATATATGGATTTCCACTTAAATGGGAAACAGTGAGTTTAATCTTAGCACCAGTGTGTCAGAACTTCGAGAAATGCAGTTTTAGCTGTGGTTAGGTATTTGAAAtgggattccccagtggctcagaggtaaagaatacgcctgcaatgcaggagactctggtttgatacctgggttgggaagatctggaagaggaaatggcaacccactccagtatttttgcctgatcccatggactgaggagcctggcaggctatagtacaaagggtcacagggtcacagaggcacacgtgactgagcacacacgtgtatTTGAAATACTGGTGGTTTGTGCCAGATTAAACAACTTGAGATGCCCACACCTAAGATACTTGATTAGGTATGTGGGTACAGTTAACATCAGTCACTTAAGTAACCTATAATGTTAAGTGTGTTTGGCATTCATTAGATCATTGTAACTCAGACTATGGCAAGACTGCCACCTCTGTCAGCATGGGGTTAGAGGTGatttaaaatgcagattactAGGCACCTCCACAGACCTGCATCAGAATCTCTTTTAGGGGAGGGTCCAGAATCAACATACATTCCATTGGAGGATTTTTCAAGGCTGCTGTTGCCAAGCTTTTCCTTTATGTGTGAGGAAGATTTGATAGGTGGATTCTAGCCTGAAGTGTAATTGGTTGAGCTGTTTCTATGGTTAGTCTGAACTTCATTTGATTGGTGAATTCCAGGAGTAGGCATCCATTAAATTCTCAGTGAATTGAAATTGCTGAAATTTCAAACTACTAAAATCTTCCAGTGCTGTTATTTAAGAcctttattttctgatttaatcTTTGACTATTTCTAGATCCCATTTCATTTATTACAAATGCTAGTCATATTTTCTGCActaattttaaatacagaaatattcTCAAGTGTTGACCTAAAGATGCTAATTTTGTTCTGTAGTTACAGTTAGCAGGGCTCTACTTGAACTACACATTATACTTGAAAGTCCAACACTGTCAAGCCTAAGTGTCAATGATAGAGCTTTGTAAATTGATTACTTAACAGTTTGGCTAAAAAACTtgtctttttaaaagtcattgcTGTTATTAAGCTTTGTGTTTTATACTTGTCAGTAAGTGATTGCACTGGTTTTGAGCAAAATGTTCAACTCTGCTGCCTGTAGTACTCTGGCATTGGTAGCTCTTTattggaaaatatttcatttctcttaaggATATAGAGATGGAGAATTTGCTTATGTGAATAGGGTAGAAGAAAGCCATTTTTGACTTTAGAGTTACATAATTTACAACTTCTCTAACACAACTAAAAGAGATGGGGGCAGTAAGTCTAGGGAGGATGGTGGAGGAATCAAAGTTGGTTTCCCATAGATTATCAAGACTTAACTAACTTAAAATTTAGCTTTTGCCCCTAACAACTGAGAGTTTTGGTTTCCCATAGATTATCAAGACTTAACTAACTTAAAATTTAGCTTTTGCCCCTAACAACTGAGAGTTTCAATTAAGGTCATCTTATGTTAAAAGTTGACTTTGGTGGTTTGAAATGGTGGAACAGTCAGATACTGAATATACTCAAATGTTGTGAATTAACATTTCCTTCCATTTACAAGATATTTTTTTGCTGTTACCTCAAAATTTTGTTCATTGGGCTATAAATTAATGTGTCCCTCTTTAAATCCCATCATAGCCTTAATGTTTAGGAAACTTTGGACATTGGTAATAGAATTAGAAATACATGGGTCATGGTCAAATACCCTGTATTGACTCTTCTCCCAGAGCTGACAGACACAACCCCGTGATATCTAGAGCAGGTTCTAAGATAGCAATGAGAGCCCCAGCTGCCACATATCATATTTGAATAGTACTAGGGGAGCCAAAACCATTCCCCTCTTAAATGGGTGTTTGAATTTCAGGACTTGTTGGCTTGTCCATATAGCAGCTCATACTGCTGTATTTTGCAGAAGCCTTCTAGATTTGCATAATCCTGAGACATGCTGGgtgaaaccaaaaaaagaaacaacttttcTTTCTTGAGGAATTTGAGTTCTGGTATCTCATGTGCACTGTGAAACTCATAAGAGTAGGGTCTACAGTATGCTaagttttctaaactttttaCCATTTCTAGAATATCCCAAGGATGAATCCGTGAATATTAAGGACTTTTGCTTTTAATGTGGAATAGGTAAGATACAGGGAACTACTAGTGTAGAAAAGGTGCAAatttcaggaattccctggcaatccagtagttaggactctgcactttcatggCTAAGGACCCAAGTACAGTTCCTAGTTGGAGAACAGTCCCCCAAGCCACAGGGCAcatccaaggggaaaaaaaaaaagaaaagatgcaagTTTCAGTTAAGGTTAGATATAAAAAACCAAGCCAGCAAATACTTCTTGAACTTCTATTGCTTCAAGGGCTAGGCATTGTGAgcataaaataagtattttattaaGTAAGTACCCATCTTTTAAGGGTATTAAAAGATGGCTAGTGTACAAGGCCTGTGTGAGTGCCAAGGAAATTGAGTTCAAAATTACCTGCACCTGGGAAGCAGGGGCGAGAGGAATGTTTGCTTTCTCCTTCACGGAATAATCTTGAGGAAGGCCATAAAGGATAAGCAAATAAGACTTACCTGTTGATAACATACTGCAGAAAGATATGTAAGGATAGTAAAATTtgaatgaaacatttttatagaAGAGGCTAAAAAGAACGAAggtataaatgtagaaaaaatattttcctaagacAGAATAGTACAAACCATTTGAGGAGTTGTTAGCACTTTTAAAAGTAGAATCTCAAGTGTTATTAGCAAAGTCAGTGTTTATAAAGCAAATCTGGTCCCTCCCATCTATATCTTGTGTGTTACAAAGTATTGTGGGGCTTGAATTGCTCaaatattttgtgtatttctCTTTTAGTCTTATTACCTAAAGAGttccaaaatggaaataattttttaattaagacaaaaatagcaactctaaaaatgtgtttttgtttttttttctaaatatatcttAAACAGAGAAATAACTTGCTTATAGAGAAGCCAAATAATGTCTTTCATTTAGTGTTCCTAATCCACTAGAACAGTTGGACTGATGACTGGTTCATTTCAAAATGCGTAAGCAATTGTTTTAACCTAGACCAAAGAATCCTTCAACTTTTCAGACAACTGTAAGATACACTGACAATTTTACGAGTTAATTATAAGTAGGagctctccttttttctttcttctctgcaagTATTGAATGATTCATGTAGCTACCAGTTTAGAGTGAAAGTAGGAATAGGAGGATACCTTCAAAAGCTTTATGATGTAATGGGAAAAAACAGAGGGGTCAGTGTTAATGCTGAGGGGGTAACATGGCATTACAGATAGGGGTGCATAGAGGAAAGTACAGTTAGTAGGGGTGCATATGTTGGCAAAATAGATCATTATATGTAAGTAGGACACTGACCTGGTAGTCAAACTCTGAGGTGTTTAAAGGAAAGGTAGATGAGGCCCATATGATGGAAACCAGTAGTCAAACAGATACAATGAATTGGGAGTAAGATTGAGAAAAAGGAGGACATCCCGAGGTGGGAGAGTATTACTTGGAATAGAtatacatgattccatttatcttTGTGAGGATAAGAATAAATGTTAGAGTTGAAGTTTGATTGTTGCTTTACTCAAGACACATTTCAGTttgtttaaaaatcacatattacaTTAGAAAAGGTAAACTATTTGGTAGTGAAATTATTTGACTTTCGTATTTTATAAGGATTTACAGTCTTgagtttttcactttaataagcTGCCTTTTAGCCTCATCCCAGATTTTAAACTAAGCATTTGGTAAGTGGTCAACATCTTCTGAAGTAGGTTTTTAAAGGGCTCAAAACATCTTTTTAACTAATATAGATGTATCTTTAACTGTtgataataacattttttttttttctgttccttttgtaGGAGGCAAGTGAGGCCTATCTGGTTGGCCTTTTTGAAGACACCAACCTGTGTGCTATCCATGCCAAACGTGTAACAATTATGCCAAAAGACATCCAGCTAGCACGCCGCATACGTGGAGAACGTGCTTAAGAATCCACTATGATGGgaaacatttcattctttaaaaaaaaaaaaaaaaaaaattctcttcttcCTGTTATTGGTAGTTCTGAACGTTagatattttttttccatggggtcaaaaggtaCCTAAGTATATGATTGCAAGTGGAAAATAGGGGACAGAAATCAGGTATTGgcagtttttccattttcatttgtgtgtgaatttttaatataaatgcgGGGACATAAAGCATTAATGAAA is drawn from Bubalus kerabau isolate K-KA32 ecotype Philippines breed swamp buffalo chromosome 5, PCC_UOA_SB_1v2, whole genome shotgun sequence and contains these coding sequences:
- the LOC129652912 gene encoding histone H3.3A — translated: MARTKQTARKSTGGKAPRKQLATKAARKSAPSTGGVKKPHRYRPGTVALREIRRYQKSTELLIRKLPFQRLVREIAQDFKTDLRFQSAAIGALQEASEAYLVGLFEDTNLCAIHAKRVTIMPKDIQLARRIRGERA